The genomic stretch TTCTTTCACTCATACCCGGAAATAGCCCATAAAATTGTCTACAATACCACTAGACTGGCCCGTGAAAGGCTTCACAGCCTCCGTTCTAAAAGCAGTCACCTATAGAAGATAGTAAAAAACCACCTGTCCGGTTCATTCCGGCAGGTGGTTTCCTATTCACAATCTTAATTAAGGCTTAACAGTAGCCCGATAGGTTTGCTTGCCATCTTTCATTTCAATAATAACAGCACTTTTCACTGCATCATGAGTCGCATTGAAGGTTGTTGACCCCGTTATTGCCGGGTAGTCCTTGGTAGCCGCCAGGGCTTCACGGATTTTGGCAGGTTCTTCGCTATTCGCGCGGCTGATGGCATCAATTAGAACATTGGCTGCGTCATAGCCAAGAACTGCCATAGCATCAGGAGCCTGGCCGTATTCTTTTTTATAGGCTTCAACAAAAGCTTGCGAAACCGGACTGGTGTCTTCCACCGAATAATGGTTGGTAAAATAGGTGTTATTGAGCGCCGGCGCTGTTGCCACTTCCACTAGCTTAGGAGAATCCCAGCCGTCGCCGCCGACAATCGGTATATTCATGCCAAGTTCACGAGCCTGTTTGACAATCTTGCCCACTTCTTCATAATAACCGGGAACATAAATGATTTCGGGATTTAATGCTTTTATTTTAGTCAGAATGGTCTTAAAATCCTGGTCTTTCTGTAAATAGGCTTCTTCGGCCAAGATACTGCCGCCACCCTTGGTAAAGGCATCTTTAAAGAAAGCGGACAGGCCCTTGCTGTAGTCACTGCTGCTGTCAACCAGAATGGCCGCCTTTTGCAGCTTTAAGGTATTCAGCACAAAGTTGGCGCCAACTGTCCCCTGGAACGGGTCAATGAAGCAAACACGGAAAGTATAGTCTTTCACTTTACCGGACTCGGCATCCACCGTTACTTTCGGGTTGGTCGCCCCAACCGCCAGAAAAGGTACCTGGCTGGATTCTGCCACACTGGAGGCGGCAATAGCGTTCGAGCTGGAAAACACGCCGGTTACCGCTACCACTTTATCCTGGGTCGTCAGTTTGGTCATGGCGTTAGCCGACTCGGAAGGTTCGCTTTTATTATCGGCAACAACTGTCTGAATCTGCTTTCCTAACACGCCGCCTTTGGCATTCGCTTCTTTTATAGCCATCTTAGCCCCATTGGCCGCGGAAGTTCCCATCGTAGCATTGCCGCCGGTCAACTCGTCCAATACCCCAATTTTAATCTCATTCGATGACGAACTGCCGCATCCGGTCAGTGCACCGGCCAACAACAAGACTGCCGCTGCTGCCGCGAACAATTTACATCCTTTTTTTTGCATCAGTTATTCCCCTCTCTTTTTATCGGAATATTTAATACCCTTCTGCTTACCAATGATTTGCCCGATCATAATGAGCCGGAGAAAAACGAAAAGAGCCAAATCACAAGATTTGACTCCGAAGAACGACAAATAGGTACATCACCGGATAACGGCCGACGAACCAGTACGCTCTGTCCTTTTGCCTGAGAGTTTCATTGATTCTCTTACGAATCAACTTGCCCCTTCGGCGCCCTGCTCACAGGGGCTCTCCAGAGTTCCATCCGCCTGCGATACTTGCCCCTTCTTTTCCGGCAAGGTCTCGCAAACTTCATACGGACACAAGTATTAAATTTCCAGTACACTAATATATAATAATACCTATAAAGAACCTTGTCAATGGAAATGTCAATATGAAACTTACAAAATACTTATGACTCCGCTTCCAAATATAACGTATCTGACAAAAATAACCCACATAAAATGATAGCGACACTGCAAAGCAAAGGTAAATCAATCTGAATATCAAATAGAATACCCGCCAGTATAGGCCCTGTAATCAACCCCAGGCTGGTATATGCATCGTTCAGGCCAAAGGCAAGTCCCTGCTGCTTCCCCGCCAGCTTGGACAGACGGGAATGAATGGCGGGCCGGAACGTAGCAATGGAGGAAAAAAAGAAAAGATTGACCACAAACATCTGCCAGAAGCAATCTGAAAACACCATCAACAGCAAGAATAAACTGGCCGACAACAAACATCGCCGGATAAGTGAAATTTCACCAAAGCGTTTCAGCAGTTTGCCCATAACCGCATATTGCACCACCACACCGGCCAAGGCTCCACCGATAATCAAAAGGGAAATAGCCTTTGGTGTAAATCCATATTTAACATTGACGTACAAGCCGAAAATGGCCTCAACAATCGCCAGTCCAAAGGTCAATACATAAACAAAAAACAGCAGTGAAAAATATGGCGCTTTAAAGGAGTTAACCAGCAAAGCCACCATACCGGCAGCCGTCATAGTGTCCCGGCACTTTTCTGACTTGGTTGTTTTACGCTCCGGCTCCCGCAGCAAGACCAAAGAAGCCACCATAGCCAGGATTGCCGCGCCGCCGGCCGCATAGAAAGGAATTCGCAAGCCATAGTCTGCCAACAGTCCGCCAATCCCCGGGCCAATAACAATACCTAGCAGCATCGCCGCGCTCAACTTCCCCATCCCGCCGGGACGTTCCGCCTCGGATGTAATATCGGCCACATAAGCTGTCACAGCCGGATTGACCAGTGAGATGCCGATTCCATTGATCAATCGCGAGACAAACAGCCACGTCAGCGTATGAGCGATACAAAAAATCCCCTGCGCAATGGCAAACACAGTAAGGCCCAGAACAATCGCCGCCTTTCTCCCATACCGGTCAGAGAACTGTCCGGCTGCCGGCGAAAACAAAAACTGAGTAATCCCCATGGCGGATACCAAACCGCCAAGAGCCAGACCACTGGCCCCCAGCGATTGCATATAGGCAGGCATTACGGGAATAATCAAGCCAAACCCTAATTGTGAAATAAACATATTCAGCATTAAAATTCCCAGAGCAGCCACGTTGTTCTTTCGTTTCATCCTCCAGCTTGACCTTTCCACTCTCATTTTTCACAAAACAACATAATGATAACAGGAATCAATTCCACTGTACAGGTAAAATTTACAACCAGCGCTGCCCTAATTCGTGAGCAACTTAGCATAAATTAGAATAAACAACAAGTACTAAGCTGCCGGGCGATACAAGAATATGTTCCAAAATGCTATTGACGAAACTAATCTTACCGTCTATAATTACAATTGTTTTATTAATGATAATGATAATCAATAGCATATTTGTTGTTATATCTCGTGGAAATCGTAGTTTTATTTAATTACATAATCTTCAGGGCCTTTTTTACACATCGACCGACTTAAGTCAGTCGTCAGAAAAGTGCGTGAATCATTGTATTTTTGCGACAAGCCAGCTCGCGACGCTTTGGTTATTTTTTCAGGGGATTTCAACCATTCCCGCTATAAGCGGAACTACCAGGAACGGTTCCGTCTTTGCCTTTAATGCC from Propionispora hippei DSM 15287 encodes the following:
- a CDS encoding ABC transporter substrate-binding protein; the protein is MQKKGCKLFAAAAAVLLLAGALTGCGSSSSNEIKIGVLDELTGGNATMGTSAANGAKMAIKEANAKGGVLGKQIQTVVADNKSEPSESANAMTKLTTQDKVVAVTGVFSSSNAIAASSVAESSQVPFLAVGATNPKVTVDAESGKVKDYTFRVCFIDPFQGTVGANFVLNTLKLQKAAILVDSSSDYSKGLSAFFKDAFTKGGGSILAEEAYLQKDQDFKTILTKIKALNPEIIYVPGYYEEVGKIVKQARELGMNIPIVGGDGWDSPKLVEVATAPALNNTYFTNHYSVEDTSPVSQAFVEAYKKEYGQAPDAMAVLGYDAANVLIDAISRANSEEPAKIREALAATKDYPAITGSTTFNATHDAVKSAVIIEMKDGKQTYRATVKP
- a CDS encoding MFS transporter, whose translation is MKRKNNVAALGILMLNMFISQLGFGLIIPVMPAYMQSLGASGLALGGLVSAMGITQFLFSPAAGQFSDRYGRKAAIVLGLTVFAIAQGIFCIAHTLTWLFVSRLINGIGISLVNPAVTAYVADITSEAERPGGMGKLSAAMLLGIVIGPGIGGLLADYGLRIPFYAAGGAAILAMVASLVLLREPERKTTKSEKCRDTMTAAGMVALLVNSFKAPYFSLLFFVYVLTFGLAIVEAIFGLYVNVKYGFTPKAISLLIIGGALAGVVVQYAVMGKLLKRFGEISLIRRCLLSASLFLLLMVFSDCFWQMFVVNLFFFSSIATFRPAIHSRLSKLAGKQQGLAFGLNDAYTSLGLITGPILAGILFDIQIDLPLLCSVAIILCGLFLSDTLYLEAES